One region of Brassica napus cultivar Da-Ae chromosome A10, Da-Ae, whole genome shotgun sequence genomic DNA includes:
- the LOC106371235 gene encoding uncharacterized protein LOC106371235, with the protein MAQKLELIRGGGGSIKIGATGTVATLMTRELDSMKQPSPQTPTTRPVRTTIPVSVDCGTSSSTTRRPKARKSSDEASSSNVRTPKGHNAKGTHQLPNVASDNARTPKGHNAKSTHQLPMLGSDNVSLQGTPRREKRMNIVDIVDVKCGNPDRAWANPITSRLKKLGFSKLNESIG; encoded by the coding sequence ATGGCTCAGAAGCTTGAACTGATCAGAGGTGGAGGAGGATCCATCAAAATAGGAGCAACAGGAACGGTGGCAACTCTAATGACTCGTGAGCTAGACTCCATGAAACAACCTTCGCCTCAGACTCCCACAACAAGACCCGTTAGAACAACCATCCCTGTCTCTGTTGACTGTGGCACCTCTTCTTCCACTACAAGAAGACCAAAAGCAAGAAAATCATCAGACGAAGCTAGCAGCAGCAATGTTAGGACACCAAAGGGTCACAATGCTAAAGGCACTCATCAGCTTCCAAATGTTGCCTCCGATAACGCTAGAACACCAAAGGGTCACAATGCAAAAAGCACTCATCAGCTTCCAATGCTTGGCTCTGATAATGTATCCTTGCAAGGAACTCctagaagagagaagagaatgaATATTGTGGATATTGTGGATGTGAAATGCGGGAATCCAGATCGGGCTTGGGCTAATCCAATAACCAGTAGACTCAAGAAGCTTGGCTTCTCTAAACTCAATGAGAGCATTGGTTAA